In Mycteria americana isolate JAX WOST 10 ecotype Jacksonville Zoo and Gardens chromosome Z unlocalized genomic scaffold, USCA_MyAme_1.0 Scaffold_18, whole genome shotgun sequence, the following are encoded in one genomic region:
- the LOC142402909 gene encoding arrestin domain-containing protein 3-like isoform X3 has product MVLGKVKSLAISFDCLNDSSLPVYSSGDTVSGRVNLEVTGEIKVKSLKIHARGHAKVRWTESRNAGSNTAYTQNYTEEVEYFNHKDVLLGHERDDDNSEEGLHTIHSGRHEYAFSFELPQIPLATSFEGRHGSVRYWVKAELHRPWLLPVKLKKEFTVFEHIDINTPSLLSPQAGTKEKTLCCWLCTSGPISLSAKIERKGYTPGESIQIFAEIENCSSRMVVPKATIYQTQAFYAKGKMKEVKQLVANLRGESLSSGKTETWNGKQLKIPPVSPSILDCSIIRVEYSLMVYVDIPGAMDLFLNLPLVIGTIPLHPFGSRTSSVSSQGSMNMNWLGLTLPERPEAPPSYAEVVTEENRQSSLAPIAAFDDFERALQGPLFAYIQEFRFLPPPLYSESFARY; this is encoded by the exons atggtgctggggaaggtgaaGAGTTTGGCAATAAGCTTTGACTGTCTCAATGACAGCAGTCTCCCCGTCTATTCTAGCGGGGACACAGTCTCAGGAAGGGTCAATTTAGAAGTTACTGGggaaattaaagtaaaatctCTTAAAATTCATGCAAGAGGACATGCGAAAGTACGTTGGACTGAATCTAGAAATGCTGGATCCAACACTGCCTATACACAAAATTACACTGAAGAAGTAGAGTATTTTAACCATAAGGACGTTCTACTCGGGCACGAAAGAG ATGATGACAATTCTGAAGAAGGCCTTCACACCATTCATTCAGGAAGGCATGAATATGCATTCAGCTTTGAGCTTCCACAGAT ACCACTTGCTACCTCATTCGAAGGCAGACATGGCAGTGTGCGCTATTGGGTGAAAGCTGAATTGCATAGGCCTTGGCTTCTACCAGTAAAATTAAAGAAGGAATTTACAGTCTTTGAACATATAGATATCAACACTCCTTCATTACTG tCACCCCAAGCAGGCACAAAAGAAAAGACTCTATGTTGTTGGCTTTGTACCTCAGGCCCAATATCCTTAAGTGCCAAAATTGAAAGAAAGGGCTACACCCCAG gtgaATCAATTCAGATCTTTGCTGAGATTGAGAATTGCTCTTCCCGCATGGTGGTGCCAAAGGCAACCATTTACCAAACACAGGCATTCTATGccaaagggaaaatgaaggaagTCAAACAGCTTGTTGCCAACCTCCGTGGGGAATCCTTGTCATCTGGCAAAACAGAAACCTGGAATGGCAAGCAGTTGAAAATTCCACCTGTTTCCCCTTCAATCCTTGACTGTAGTATAATCCGTGTGGAGTATTCACTGATG gtaTATGTTGATATTCCAGGAGCCATGGATTTATTCCTTAACTTACCACTGGTCATTGGTACCATTCCTCTACATCCGTTTGGTAGCAGAACATCAAGTGTGAGCAGCCAGGGTAGCATGAACATGAATTGGCTTGGTCTGACACTGCCTGAAAGACCAGAAG CACCTCCTAGCTATGCAGAAGTGGttacagaggaaaacagacagTCCAGCCTTGCACCTATAGCTGCTTTTGATGATTTTGAGAGAGCACTTCAAGGACCGTTATTTGCATACATCCAGGAGTTCCGTTTTCTGCCTCCACCCCTATATTCAGAA
- the LOC142402909 gene encoding arrestin domain-containing protein 3-like isoform X5, whose translation MVLGKVKSLAISFDCLNDSSLPVYSSGDTVSGRVNLEVTGEIKVKSLKIHARGHAKVRWTESRNAGSNTAYTQNYTEEVEYFNHKDVLLGHERDDDNSEEGLHTIHSGRHEYAFSFELPQIPLATSFEGRHGSVRYWVKAELHRPWLLPVKLKKEFTVFEHIDINTPSLLSPQAGTKEKTLCCWLCTSGPISLSAKIERKGYTPGESIQIFAEIENCSSRMVVPKATIYQTQAFYAKGKMKEVKQLVANLRGESLSSGKTETWNGKQLKIPPVSPSILDCSIIRVEYSLMVYVDIPGAMDLFLNLPLVIGTIPLHPFGSRTSSVSSQGSMNMNWLGLTLPERPEAPPSYAEVVTEENRQSSLAPIAAFDDFERALQGPLFAYIQEFRFLPPPLYSE comes from the exons atggtgctggggaaggtgaaGAGTTTGGCAATAAGCTTTGACTGTCTCAATGACAGCAGTCTCCCCGTCTATTCTAGCGGGGACACAGTCTCAGGAAGGGTCAATTTAGAAGTTACTGGggaaattaaagtaaaatctCTTAAAATTCATGCAAGAGGACATGCGAAAGTACGTTGGACTGAATCTAGAAATGCTGGATCCAACACTGCCTATACACAAAATTACACTGAAGAAGTAGAGTATTTTAACCATAAGGACGTTCTACTCGGGCACGAAAGAG ATGATGACAATTCTGAAGAAGGCCTTCACACCATTCATTCAGGAAGGCATGAATATGCATTCAGCTTTGAGCTTCCACAGAT ACCACTTGCTACCTCATTCGAAGGCAGACATGGCAGTGTGCGCTATTGGGTGAAAGCTGAATTGCATAGGCCTTGGCTTCTACCAGTAAAATTAAAGAAGGAATTTACAGTCTTTGAACATATAGATATCAACACTCCTTCATTACTG tCACCCCAAGCAGGCACAAAAGAAAAGACTCTATGTTGTTGGCTTTGTACCTCAGGCCCAATATCCTTAAGTGCCAAAATTGAAAGAAAGGGCTACACCCCAG gtgaATCAATTCAGATCTTTGCTGAGATTGAGAATTGCTCTTCCCGCATGGTGGTGCCAAAGGCAACCATTTACCAAACACAGGCATTCTATGccaaagggaaaatgaaggaagTCAAACAGCTTGTTGCCAACCTCCGTGGGGAATCCTTGTCATCTGGCAAAACAGAAACCTGGAATGGCAAGCAGTTGAAAATTCCACCTGTTTCCCCTTCAATCCTTGACTGTAGTATAATCCGTGTGGAGTATTCACTGATG gtaTATGTTGATATTCCAGGAGCCATGGATTTATTCCTTAACTTACCACTGGTCATTGGTACCATTCCTCTACATCCGTTTGGTAGCAGAACATCAAGTGTGAGCAGCCAGGGTAGCATGAACATGAATTGGCTTGGTCTGACACTGCCTGAAAGACCAGAAG CACCTCCTAGCTATGCAGAAGTGGttacagaggaaaacagacagTCCAGCCTTGCACCTATAGCTGCTTTTGATGATTTTGAGAGAGCACTTCAAGGACCGTTATTTGCATACATCCAGGAGTTCCGTTTTCTGCCTCCACCCCTATATTCAGAA
- the LOC142402909 gene encoding arrestin domain-containing protein 3-like isoform X4 yields MVLGKVKSLAISFDCLNDSSLPVYSSGDTVSGRVNLEVTGEIKVKSLKIHARGHAKVRWTESRNAGSNTAYTQNYTEEVEYFNHKDVLLGHERDDDNSEEGLHTIHSGRHEYAFSFELPQIPLATSFEGRHGSVRYWVKAELHRPWLLPVKLKKEFTVFEHIDINTPSLLSPQAGTKEKTLCCWLCTSGPISLSAKIERKGYTPGESIQIFAEIENCSSRMVVPKATIYQTQAFYAKGKMKEVKQLVANLRGESLSSGKTETWNGKQLKIPPVSPSILDCSIIRVEYSLMVYVDIPGAMDLFLNLPLVIGTIPLHPFGSRTSSVSSQGSMNMNWLGLTLPERPEAPPSYAEVVTEENRQSSLAPIAAFDDFERALQGPLFAYIQEFRFLPPPLYSETT; encoded by the exons atggtgctggggaaggtgaaGAGTTTGGCAATAAGCTTTGACTGTCTCAATGACAGCAGTCTCCCCGTCTATTCTAGCGGGGACACAGTCTCAGGAAGGGTCAATTTAGAAGTTACTGGggaaattaaagtaaaatctCTTAAAATTCATGCAAGAGGACATGCGAAAGTACGTTGGACTGAATCTAGAAATGCTGGATCCAACACTGCCTATACACAAAATTACACTGAAGAAGTAGAGTATTTTAACCATAAGGACGTTCTACTCGGGCACGAAAGAG ATGATGACAATTCTGAAGAAGGCCTTCACACCATTCATTCAGGAAGGCATGAATATGCATTCAGCTTTGAGCTTCCACAGAT ACCACTTGCTACCTCATTCGAAGGCAGACATGGCAGTGTGCGCTATTGGGTGAAAGCTGAATTGCATAGGCCTTGGCTTCTACCAGTAAAATTAAAGAAGGAATTTACAGTCTTTGAACATATAGATATCAACACTCCTTCATTACTG tCACCCCAAGCAGGCACAAAAGAAAAGACTCTATGTTGTTGGCTTTGTACCTCAGGCCCAATATCCTTAAGTGCCAAAATTGAAAGAAAGGGCTACACCCCAG gtgaATCAATTCAGATCTTTGCTGAGATTGAGAATTGCTCTTCCCGCATGGTGGTGCCAAAGGCAACCATTTACCAAACACAGGCATTCTATGccaaagggaaaatgaaggaagTCAAACAGCTTGTTGCCAACCTCCGTGGGGAATCCTTGTCATCTGGCAAAACAGAAACCTGGAATGGCAAGCAGTTGAAAATTCCACCTGTTTCCCCTTCAATCCTTGACTGTAGTATAATCCGTGTGGAGTATTCACTGATG gtaTATGTTGATATTCCAGGAGCCATGGATTTATTCCTTAACTTACCACTGGTCATTGGTACCATTCCTCTACATCCGTTTGGTAGCAGAACATCAAGTGTGAGCAGCCAGGGTAGCATGAACATGAATTGGCTTGGTCTGACACTGCCTGAAAGACCAGAAG CACCTCCTAGCTATGCAGAAGTGGttacagaggaaaacagacagTCCAGCCTTGCACCTATAGCTGCTTTTGATGATTTTGAGAGAGCACTTCAAGGACCGTTATTTGCATACATCCAGGAGTTCCGTTTTCTGCCTCCACCCCTATATTCAGAA
- the LOC142402909 gene encoding arrestin domain-containing protein 3-like isoform X2 produces MVLGKVKSLAISFDCLNDSSLPVYSSGDTVSGRVNLEVTGEIKVKSLKIHARGHAKVRWTESRNAGSNTAYTQNYTEEVEYFNHKDVLLGHERDDDNSEEGLHTIHSGRHEYAFSFELPQIPLATSFEGRHGSVRYWVKAELHRPWLLPVKLKKEFTVFEHIDINTPSLLSPQAGTKEKTLCCWLCTSGPISLSAKIERKGYTPGESIQIFAEIENCSSRMVVPKATIYQTQAFYAKGKMKEVKQLVANLRGESLSSGKTETWNGKQLKIPPVSPSILDCSIIRVEYSLMVYVDIPGAMDLFLNLPLVIGTIPLHPFGSRTSSVSSQGSMNMNWLGLTLPERPEAPPSYAEVVTEENRQSSLAPIAAFDDFERALQGPLFAYIQEFRFLPPPLYSEIDPNPDQPTEERPSCPSR; encoded by the exons atggtgctggggaaggtgaaGAGTTTGGCAATAAGCTTTGACTGTCTCAATGACAGCAGTCTCCCCGTCTATTCTAGCGGGGACACAGTCTCAGGAAGGGTCAATTTAGAAGTTACTGGggaaattaaagtaaaatctCTTAAAATTCATGCAAGAGGACATGCGAAAGTACGTTGGACTGAATCTAGAAATGCTGGATCCAACACTGCCTATACACAAAATTACACTGAAGAAGTAGAGTATTTTAACCATAAGGACGTTCTACTCGGGCACGAAAGAG ATGATGACAATTCTGAAGAAGGCCTTCACACCATTCATTCAGGAAGGCATGAATATGCATTCAGCTTTGAGCTTCCACAGAT ACCACTTGCTACCTCATTCGAAGGCAGACATGGCAGTGTGCGCTATTGGGTGAAAGCTGAATTGCATAGGCCTTGGCTTCTACCAGTAAAATTAAAGAAGGAATTTACAGTCTTTGAACATATAGATATCAACACTCCTTCATTACTG tCACCCCAAGCAGGCACAAAAGAAAAGACTCTATGTTGTTGGCTTTGTACCTCAGGCCCAATATCCTTAAGTGCCAAAATTGAAAGAAAGGGCTACACCCCAG gtgaATCAATTCAGATCTTTGCTGAGATTGAGAATTGCTCTTCCCGCATGGTGGTGCCAAAGGCAACCATTTACCAAACACAGGCATTCTATGccaaagggaaaatgaaggaagTCAAACAGCTTGTTGCCAACCTCCGTGGGGAATCCTTGTCATCTGGCAAAACAGAAACCTGGAATGGCAAGCAGTTGAAAATTCCACCTGTTTCCCCTTCAATCCTTGACTGTAGTATAATCCGTGTGGAGTATTCACTGATG gtaTATGTTGATATTCCAGGAGCCATGGATTTATTCCTTAACTTACCACTGGTCATTGGTACCATTCCTCTACATCCGTTTGGTAGCAGAACATCAAGTGTGAGCAGCCAGGGTAGCATGAACATGAATTGGCTTGGTCTGACACTGCCTGAAAGACCAGAAG CACCTCCTAGCTATGCAGAAGTGGttacagaggaaaacagacagTCCAGCCTTGCACCTATAGCTGCTTTTGATGATTTTGAGAGAGCACTTCAAGGACCGTTATTTGCATACATCCAGGAGTTCCGTTTTCTGCCTCCACCCCTATATTCAGAA